Proteins from a single region of Abyssalbus ytuae:
- a CDS encoding TonB-dependent receptor, with amino-acid sequence MKKTKQLKPLRSRKRKALFVVIMLCPVFFFAQTKYTISGVVKDAANGETLLGATVLLKGTSIGSTTNEYGFYSITAPESNYTLTISYLGFTTFERVINLSFDQKLDIELKVDAAELDEVVITAEESKKVDLRTPQMSVAKLSTNDIRQIPVVLGEVDLIKSIQLLPGVTNAGEGASGFNVRGGAEDQNLILLDEAIIYNASHLFGFFSVFNADAIKDVKLYKGGIPARFGGRASSILDIRQKDGNSKEFELTGGIGAISSRLAAEGPMFKDKGSFLMAGRAAYANIFLALAGEDSRAGFYDLNLKTNYEIDEKNKLYLSGYLGNDNFNLAGFFTNSYGNLSGNLRWNHIFNNKLFSNVSLIYSRYNYNLEIPIEGIDWTSDISNYNVRYDVGYYANDKLKFDFGVNGIYYNFNPGKLNPLNANSGVNPEKLDDKFALEAGVYAGLEHKISDKLTAQYGLRFSYFNRLGRQTLNNYTNNLPVVYNEELGIYERADPISSTDYGKGKSITTFNNLEPRLALSYQLNEKSSFKASYNRMAQYLHLISNTTSATPLDVWAPSGKFIAPQIADQYAIGYFRNFRENMFSIEAEAYYKTIDNRVDYINGAELIAQNTIETEILTGEARAYGLEFLLRKNKGDFTGWLSYTWSKSQQRTPGGAAGGLGINNGKWYSSNWDRTHDFSFTGSYKLNEKWRFGANMVFQTGRPVTYPNGQFVYNGLSVATYSERNADRLPAYHRLDLSATLTPRKNKNRNWQGEWVFGIYNAYNRMNAASISFGQNQETGVTEATRTSIFGIVPSVTYNFKF; translated from the coding sequence CCAACGAATATGGTTTTTATTCTATTACAGCGCCTGAAAGTAATTATACCTTAACCATTTCCTATTTAGGATTTACAACTTTTGAAAGGGTTATAAACCTTAGCTTTGATCAAAAGCTGGACATTGAACTCAAAGTGGATGCCGCTGAATTGGATGAAGTAGTCATCACAGCTGAAGAATCAAAGAAAGTAGACCTCCGAACACCACAAATGAGTGTGGCAAAACTCTCAACTAACGACATCAGACAGATACCTGTTGTTTTGGGTGAGGTAGATTTGATTAAGTCCATTCAATTGCTTCCAGGTGTTACCAACGCCGGCGAAGGTGCATCGGGCTTCAATGTACGCGGTGGTGCAGAAGACCAAAACCTAATTCTTTTGGATGAAGCAATTATTTACAACGCCTCCCATTTGTTTGGTTTCTTCTCAGTGTTTAATGCTGATGCCATTAAGGATGTTAAGCTTTATAAAGGAGGTATTCCTGCTCGTTTTGGAGGGAGGGCTTCTTCGATACTGGATATACGTCAAAAAGACGGAAATAGTAAAGAATTTGAACTCACTGGGGGTATTGGGGCTATTTCCAGTCGTTTGGCAGCGGAAGGGCCAATGTTTAAAGACAAAGGTTCGTTTCTAATGGCTGGTAGAGCTGCTTATGCAAATATATTCTTAGCCTTGGCCGGTGAAGATAGTAGAGCCGGATTTTACGATTTAAACCTGAAAACAAATTATGAAATTGATGAAAAGAACAAACTATATCTATCCGGTTATTTAGGTAATGATAATTTTAATCTCGCAGGATTTTTTACTAATTCATACGGAAACCTCTCAGGAAACTTGCGATGGAATCATATTTTTAATAACAAGTTATTCTCCAATGTATCCTTAATATACAGTCGATATAATTATAACCTGGAAATTCCTATTGAAGGAATTGATTGGACCTCGGATATCAGCAATTATAATGTACGATATGATGTAGGCTATTATGCAAACGATAAATTAAAATTTGATTTTGGAGTAAATGGTATTTACTACAACTTTAATCCAGGTAAACTCAACCCTTTAAATGCAAATTCGGGTGTTAATCCAGAGAAATTAGACGACAAATTTGCTTTAGAAGCAGGAGTGTATGCAGGTTTAGAGCATAAAATTTCTGATAAGCTCACCGCTCAATACGGCTTGCGTTTCAGTTACTTCAATCGACTAGGAAGGCAAACCTTAAACAATTACACCAATAATTTACCAGTAGTGTACAACGAAGAATTAGGCATTTATGAGCGTGCCGACCCTATTTCCAGTACCGATTACGGTAAGGGAAAAAGTATAACGACATTTAATAATTTAGAACCTCGGCTTGCACTTTCATACCAGCTTAACGAAAAGTCTTCCTTTAAGGCAAGTTATAACCGAATGGCTCAATACCTGCATTTAATTTCCAACACCACATCAGCCACGCCATTAGATGTTTGGGCCCCTAGCGGAAAGTTTATTGCACCACAAATTGCAGACCAATATGCTATAGGCTACTTCAGAAATTTCAGGGAAAATATGTTTTCTATTGAAGCCGAAGCCTATTACAAAACAATCGACAACAGGGTAGATTATATCAACGGCGCAGAACTTATAGCACAAAACACCATTGAAACCGAAATTTTAACTGGTGAAGCCCGTGCTTATGGCTTAGAATTTTTATTGCGAAAAAACAAAGGCGATTTCACAGGTTGGCTGTCATATACGTGGTCAAAATCGCAACAGCGAACACCCGGTGGAGCAGCAGGCGGATTGGGCATTAACAACGGAAAATGGTATAGCTCCAACTGGGACAGAACCCACGACTTTTCGTTTACCGGAAGTTACAAGCTCAACGAGAAATGGCGATTTGGAGCTAATATGGTATTCCAAACAGGGCGACCTGTTACCTATCCCAACGGACAGTTTGTATACAACGGATTATCCGTAGCAACTTATTCTGAAAGGAATGCAGACCGATTGCCGGCCTACCACAGATTAGACCTTTCTGCAACCTTAACACCTCGAAAAAATAAAAATAGAAATTGGCAAGGCGAATGGGTATTCGGCATATACAACGCTTATAACCGAATGAATGCAGCCTCTATTTCCTTTGGCCAAAATCAAGAGACAGGTGTAACTGAGGCCACTCGTACTTCCATATTTGGTATTGTTCCTTCAGTAACATATAACTTTAAATTTTAA
- the eptA gene encoding phosphoethanolamine--lipid A transferase EptA, which yields MLRNSVKLIHFVSIASFANFLLFHYPFFKYVFNALEYKNLGGITIIVSLVIAMLVVNAFVLYLIFFLSRFVGKILLAFFFIVNAIVVYFVNTYNVIIDLTMIGNILNTNYEEASSFFSFRLILYLVLLGLIPVIIIIKVKIVKEPFKRFLINFSLTLLFLIVLVLINGGNWRWIDKNSTKLGALVMPWSYMVNTSRFYIYKSKENKKEILLPDAKIKDNVKSIAVLVIGESARSENFSLYGYEKLTNPLLSKIENLYKFNATSCATYTTAGVKCILEHTNSRKLYEILPNYLFRNNIEVIWRTTNWGEPPVQIKNFLRKEDLREGCETQECNYDEILLKGLKKQIFASKKDKILIVLHTSTSHGPSYNTKYPPEFEKFVPVCKSVELGKCTQEELVNAYNNTIVYTDYILASLIKDLKELKEYNSTILFVSDHGESLGENNLYMHGIPAAFAPKEQLEIPFIVWLSDGSKKLKSNETLSQNHVFHSILNFLAIESPIYDENMNIFK from the coding sequence ATGTTAAGGAACAGTGTCAAATTAATTCATTTTGTATCCATAGCAAGTTTTGCTAACTTTTTATTATTTCACTATCCGTTCTTTAAGTACGTCTTTAATGCACTCGAGTATAAAAATCTTGGCGGTATTACCATTATTGTCTCTTTAGTAATTGCAATGCTCGTTGTAAATGCTTTTGTTTTATATCTTATATTTTTTCTTTCTCGATTTGTTGGAAAAATTTTGTTGGCTTTCTTTTTCATAGTCAATGCAATTGTTGTCTATTTTGTAAATACCTATAATGTCATTATAGACCTTACAATGATTGGTAATATTCTGAATACTAATTACGAAGAAGCTAGCAGTTTCTTTTCTTTTCGATTGATTTTGTATTTAGTTTTATTAGGCTTAATTCCTGTAATCATTATTATTAAAGTTAAAATCGTTAAAGAACCTTTCAAGAGATTTTTAATTAATTTTTCTTTGACATTGCTTTTTCTTATTGTTTTAGTTTTAATTAATGGTGGCAATTGGAGGTGGATAGATAAAAATTCAACCAAATTAGGTGCCTTGGTAATGCCTTGGTCTTATATGGTAAATACCTCAAGATTCTATATTTATAAGAGTAAGGAAAATAAAAAAGAGATATTATTGCCCGATGCGAAAATAAAGGACAATGTAAAGTCTATTGCGGTTTTGGTTATTGGAGAATCTGCAAGAAGTGAAAATTTTTCACTGTACGGGTATGAAAAACTTACCAATCCCCTACTTTCTAAGATTGAAAACCTATACAAATTTAATGCAACTTCTTGTGCCACATACACGACAGCAGGCGTAAAGTGCATATTGGAACACACCAATTCTCGCAAGCTTTATGAGATCCTGCCCAATTATTTATTCAGAAATAATATAGAGGTTATATGGAGAACCACAAATTGGGGAGAACCCCCTGTTCAGATTAAAAACTTTTTACGAAAAGAGGATTTAAGAGAAGGATGTGAGACACAGGAGTGTAATTATGATGAAATTCTTTTAAAGGGATTAAAGAAGCAAATTTTCGCAAGTAAAAAAGATAAAATATTAATTGTTTTACATACAAGTACAAGTCATGGGCCATCATATAATACGAAATATCCACCCGAATTTGAAAAGTTCGTGCCAGTATGTAAAAGTGTTGAACTGGGAAAATGTACCCAGGAAGAACTTGTAAACGCCTATAACAATACCATTGTTTATACAGATTATATACTTGCGAGCCTAATTAAAGACTTAAAGGAATTAAAGGAATACAACAGTACGATACTTTTCGTTTCAGACCATGGTGAATCTTTAGGAGAAAATAATTTATACATGCATGGAATACCAGCAGCTTTTGCCCCTAAAGAGCAATTAGAAATTCCTTTTATAGTATGGTTATCAGATGGCTCTAAAAAACTGAAATCTAATGAGACACTATCACAAAACCATGTTTTTCATAGTATCTTGAATTTCTTGGCAATAGAAAGTCCTATTTATGATGAAAATATGAACATATTCAAATAG
- a CDS encoding DUF4249 domain-containing protein, with protein MKKINIYNRLWPLIIIIGLLNSCTDVIDVNVPNGGARLVVDASINWQKGTSGEIQTINLRESTAFFDNNPDVPVTGASVTVTKENDGSTFVFADQDNGSYTATDFIPELDSSYTLEILYNGNSYTATETLIAAPVINRVEQTIEGSGGDTEIQLQVFFDDPGAIENYYLGEFTPSNLPLPSLAVISDEFTDGNENFIENDNDKYIAGVTVGINVYGISQRYYDYLNILIQQSGSDEQGPFPTTPVQLKGNCTNVNDSNEEVLGYFRLGEFDTTSYTID; from the coding sequence ATGAAGAAAATAAATATATATAACAGATTATGGCCACTGATCATAATAATAGGACTATTAAACTCGTGTACCGATGTCATAGATGTTAATGTCCCGAACGGCGGTGCACGATTGGTGGTTGATGCATCCATTAACTGGCAAAAAGGTACTTCGGGAGAAATACAAACCATTAATCTAAGAGAATCAACTGCTTTTTTTGATAACAATCCAGATGTTCCTGTTACGGGTGCTTCAGTAACAGTAACCAAAGAAAACGACGGGTCAACATTTGTGTTTGCCGACCAGGATAATGGTAGTTACACTGCAACCGATTTTATTCCTGAATTAGACTCATCGTACACCTTGGAAATCCTTTACAACGGCAACTCCTACACGGCAACCGAAACCTTAATTGCTGCACCTGTTATTAATCGAGTTGAGCAAACCATTGAAGGTTCAGGTGGTGACACAGAAATTCAGCTTCAAGTATTTTTTGACGACCCCGGAGCTATTGAAAATTATTATTTAGGTGAATTTACTCCGTCCAATTTACCACTACCATCTCTTGCAGTTATTAGCGATGAATTTACAGATGGCAACGAAAATTTTATTGAGAACGATAATGACAAATACATTGCTGGAGTAACTGTAGGTATTAATGTGTATGGTATTTCACAACGATATTATGACTATTTAAACATCTTGATTCAACAATCTGGAAGTGATGAACAAGGGCCTTTTCCAACTACCCCGGTACAGTTAAAAGGAAACTGTACCAATGTCAATGATTCTAACGAAGAAGTATTAGGATATTTTAGGTTAGGTGAATTTGATACTACATCATATACGATTGATTAG
- a CDS encoding acyl-CoA thioesterase — MYKKKYKVRGEDVNDFMIMKNTAYLFYASHIRKTFLLEKGFSNFKLNKLKIGLLEESENIQYKKQLIFTQSFFVDFKVTKVRDLEKVMTTENNFYDEKKEICATVYSDIAWYDLGNRRKIFPPKYLAMCFNDLNNNILMQSL, encoded by the coding sequence ATGTACAAAAAGAAATATAAAGTGAGGGGAGAGGATGTAAATGATTTTATGATAATGAAAAATACGGCTTATTTATTTTATGCATCGCACATAAGAAAAACTTTTTTACTGGAAAAAGGCTTCTCTAACTTTAAATTAAATAAACTGAAAATAGGTTTACTGGAAGAAAGTGAAAATATACAGTACAAAAAACAGTTAATATTTACCCAGTCATTTTTTGTCGATTTTAAAGTTACCAAAGTAAGAGACCTGGAAAAGGTAATGACTACCGAAAATAATTTTTATGATGAAAAAAAGGAAATATGTGCTACGGTATACTCCGATATTGCATGGTATGATTTGGGAAACAGAAGAAAAATTTTTCCTCCTAAGTATTTAGCCATGTGTTTTAACGATCTTAATAACAATATTTTAATGCAAAGTTTGTAG
- a CDS encoding phosphatase PAP2 family protein gives MNKIIIILFLFLCVLKVNGQNTAVDSTNFKIHGQSVSIDSIKNKKPIEFNYKSLIIPTALIGYGVVGFTNPSLKDINTSAKYDLRGYDDKKLKIDDFAQYSSFLSVYGLNAIGIQGKHNFKDRTIILGTAYLLMGGSVNILKKTTKVTRPDGSSSNSFPSGHTATAFMGAEFLYQEYKDLSVWYGITGYLVAAGTGLFRIYNEKHWLTDIATGAGIGILSTKIAYWMHPWMKKAFFKDKEKTTGIVMPFYNGKEYGLGLSLRF, from the coding sequence ATGAATAAAATAATAATTATACTTTTTCTATTCTTGTGCGTTTTAAAGGTTAATGGACAAAACACGGCAGTTGACTCTACAAATTTTAAGATTCACGGACAAAGCGTTTCAATTGACTCAATAAAAAATAAGAAACCCATTGAATTCAACTACAAATCGCTCATAATTCCGACTGCTTTAATAGGATATGGAGTTGTTGGTTTTACAAACCCTTCTTTAAAAGATATTAATACCAGTGCAAAATATGACTTGAGAGGTTATGATGATAAGAAATTAAAAATCGACGATTTCGCTCAATACAGTTCGTTTTTATCAGTATATGGCTTAAATGCGATAGGCATTCAAGGAAAACACAATTTTAAAGATAGGACAATTATTTTGGGAACGGCATATCTTCTTATGGGTGGCTCTGTAAATATTCTTAAAAAAACTACAAAGGTAACCCGGCCGGATGGCTCTTCTTCAAATTCGTTTCCCTCGGGGCATACGGCTACAGCTTTTATGGGTGCCGAATTTTTATATCAAGAATACAAGGATCTATCGGTTTGGTATGGTATTACCGGATATCTGGTTGCTGCTGGCACTGGTCTTTTTAGAATATACAACGAAAAGCATTGGCTTACCGATATTGCCACAGGTGCCGGAATCGGAATTTTAAGTACCAAAATAGCCTATTGGATGCATCCATGGATGAAGAAGGCTTTTTTCAAGGACAAGGAAAAAACAACTGGAATTGTGATGCCTTTTTACAATGGTAAAGAGTATGGATTGGGATTATCATTAAGATTCTGA
- a CDS encoding glycosyltransferase family 9 protein, which produces MNPKKFINTIKSKAFRHLTGSFKNKIGKTVSNNDDIKKILICRPNHRLGNLLLLSPLVQELESTFPNSKIDLLVNQSCAIQLYQNYENVNQVIAFPHNPFKNPIKYIRTFVRFRSKKYDLAINAVKESCSGSLFTSISNASLKFVGDRGADKKERHIARQVIYSLREFLSSIGVKPNDAIPASLDLRLANDELIHGGSLVYDIVQNAQPTISLCTHTTDTKCYTQTWWLDLYEHLKKAFPDVNIIEILPKENISKIGFKAPALHSVDIRELAAMIANTDVFIGVDSGVMHLASSSLTPTIGLFSVTDTEKYEPYNEGSVAVNINEVEIDALIAVVKNVLYPNLNTTA; this is translated from the coding sequence ATGAATCCGAAAAAATTCATCAACACTATAAAGAGTAAAGCATTTAGACATCTTACTGGTAGTTTTAAAAACAAGATAGGTAAAACAGTCAGTAATAATGATGATATAAAAAAAATCCTAATTTGTAGACCTAATCATAGATTAGGAAATTTACTGTTACTTTCACCTTTGGTTCAGGAGTTGGAATCCACATTCCCAAATAGCAAGATCGATCTGCTAGTAAACCAATCCTGCGCTATACAACTATATCAAAATTATGAAAATGTTAACCAAGTCATTGCATTTCCTCATAATCCCTTCAAAAATCCCATAAAGTACATAAGAACGTTTGTACGGTTCAGAAGCAAGAAATATGATCTGGCCATAAACGCCGTCAAGGAATCTTGTTCTGGAAGCTTGTTTACGAGCATTTCCAATGCAAGCTTGAAGTTTGTAGGTGATAGGGGTGCGGATAAAAAAGAAAGACATATTGCAAGGCAAGTGATCTATTCCTTGAGGGAGTTTTTATCCAGTATAGGGGTTAAGCCAAATGATGCGATTCCAGCCAGCTTGGACTTGAGACTTGCGAATGATGAACTGATCCATGGTGGTAGTTTGGTTTATGACATCGTTCAAAACGCACAACCAACCATTAGCTTGTGCACACATACCACGGATACCAAGTGCTATACACAAACATGGTGGCTTGATCTATATGAACATTTAAAGAAAGCATTCCCAGATGTAAACATTATTGAAATACTTCCAAAAGAAAATATCTCTAAAATCGGCTTCAAGGCCCCTGCGTTACATTCCGTCGACATAAGGGAATTGGCGGCTATGATTGCAAACACAGATGTTTTCATTGGAGTCGATAGTGGAGTTATGCATCTAGCCAGCTCGTCGCTTACCCCCACCATTGGTCTGTTCTCAGTTACGGACACAGAAAAATACGAGCCTTATAACGAAGGAAGTGTCGCCGTAAACATCAATGAGGTAGAGATCGATGCGTTGATAGCAGTTGTTAAAAATGTGCTTTATCCAAATCTAAATACTACAGCTTGA
- a CDS encoding GIY-YIG nuclease family protein, translating to MKYVVYIIYSEQLDGYYVGQTYDLDDRLKRHNSGRSGYTKKGIPWKLVKTILCNSRPEAVKLEKKIKNRGIKRFLEDINIGM from the coding sequence ATGAAATATGTAGTTTATATAATTTACAGCGAACAACTGGATGGATACTATGTAGGACAGACATATGATCTGGATGATCGATTAAAAAGACATAATTCCGGTCGAAGTGGATATACTAAAAAGGGTATACCCTGGAAATTGGTCAAAACGATTTTGTGTAACAGCCGACCAGAAGCTGTTAAACTGGAAAAAAAGATTAAAAATAGAGGAATTAAAAGATTTCTTGAAGATATAAATATCGGGATGTAG
- a CDS encoding phosphatase PAP2 family protein, giving the protein MFSFRALVVLVFLSSSLTYGQLEPLTPSQKTNKTAGDVLLGTMPALTMGSTLIWQDGQKGTYQFSKSLVGTIALTYGLKLVINKERPNNENNNSFPSGHTSVAFASAAFVQKRYGWEYGIPTYLLAGYVGYTRIKANKHDGLDVLAGAAIGVGMSYLFTKQYDEKKKLGISSGFIENTPIIGLTYKF; this is encoded by the coding sequence ATGTTTAGTTTTAGAGCTTTAGTTGTGCTTGTCTTTTTGAGTTCGTCACTAACGTATGGGCAGCTGGAGCCTCTAACTCCATCTCAAAAGACCAATAAAACAGCAGGAGATGTTTTGCTTGGTACAATGCCAGCTTTGACTATGGGGTCTACCTTAATTTGGCAAGATGGTCAAAAAGGAACTTATCAATTTTCCAAATCCTTAGTGGGCACCATTGCATTAACGTATGGTTTAAAGCTAGTCATAAACAAAGAACGGCCGAATAATGAAAACAACAATAGTTTTCCATCTGGTCATACTTCTGTCGCATTTGCCAGTGCTGCATTTGTGCAAAAAAGATACGGTTGGGAATATGGCATTCCTACCTACCTCTTGGCAGGATATGTTGGGTATACAAGGATTAAAGCAAACAAGCACGATGGTTTGGATGTGCTAGCGGGTGCGGCGATAGGTGTTGGAATGAGTTATTTGTTCACCAAACAGTATGATGAGAAAAAGAAGTTAGGAATTTCTTCAGGCTTTATTGAAAACACCCCTATCATAGGTTTAACCTACAAATTTTAA